In Anaerobacillus isosaccharinicus, one genomic interval encodes:
- a CDS encoding alpha/beta-type small acid-soluble spore protein has translation MPSTNKLVVPGVEQALDQMKYEIAQEFGVRLNADDTSRSNGSVGGEITKRLVQMAEQQLNGK, from the coding sequence ATGCCAAGTACAAATAAATTAGTAGTTCCTGGTGTTGAACAAGCATTAGATCAAATGAAATACGAAATTGCCCAAGAGTTTGGTGTAAGATTAAATGCAGATGATACATCCCGTTCTAATGGTTCTGTAGGCGGAGAAATTACTAAGCGTCTTGTTCAGATGGCTGAACAGCAGCTTAACGGTAAGTAG